The following are encoded in a window of Pseudomonas sp. St316 genomic DNA:
- a CDS encoding carbohydrate porin: MKKKNNAQLICQLSAVAAMMLAGSAHAADAFSADSQWMTGDWGGERTKLIEQGIDIKADYVGEVGANLHGGYNNDKTARYSDQFGLGVALDLEKLWGWDNTQAKIQLTNRNGENISNDRVGDPRAGTLSSSQEVYGRGHMVRLTQLWIKHQFLDGKLDVKAGYFGEGEDFNTFPCEFQNLAFCGSQAGNWATGIWYNWPVMQAALRVKYNITPEFYAQIGAYNQNPSQLEHGNGFKLSGSGTKGTVIPVELVWSPKVNNLPGEYRVGYYKSTADANDVREDDNGDDAATTGNAYRSHNSKHGYWFVAQQQLTTHNGDASRGLNIAANATFHDKDTNFVDNYQSLMFVYKGPFDARPKDDIGIGFSRIHVNDDVKKNAELTNVANGVSDYNDPLFAPLRDTEYNYELNYGIHVTNWLTVRPNLQYITHPGGVDEVDNALVAGLKIQSVF; encoded by the coding sequence ATGAAGAAGAAAAACAATGCCCAGCTTATCTGCCAGTTGTCAGCCGTTGCGGCGATGATGCTGGCCGGTAGTGCCCATGCGGCCGACGCATTCAGCGCCGACTCGCAGTGGATGACGGGTGACTGGGGCGGCGAACGGACCAAGCTGATCGAGCAAGGTATCGATATCAAGGCTGACTACGTCGGTGAAGTGGGTGCCAACCTGCATGGTGGCTACAACAACGACAAGACCGCGCGTTACTCCGACCAGTTTGGTCTGGGTGTGGCCTTGGACCTGGAAAAACTGTGGGGTTGGGATAACACCCAGGCCAAGATCCAGCTCACCAACCGTAACGGCGAAAACATTTCCAATGACCGTGTCGGCGACCCGCGTGCCGGCACCTTGAGTTCTTCCCAGGAAGTCTACGGGCGTGGCCACATGGTCCGTCTGACCCAATTGTGGATCAAGCACCAGTTCCTCGATGGCAAGCTGGACGTCAAGGCCGGTTACTTCGGCGAAGGCGAAGACTTCAACACCTTCCCTTGCGAGTTTCAGAACCTGGCCTTCTGCGGATCCCAAGCGGGTAACTGGGCGACCGGCATCTGGTACAACTGGCCAGTCATGCAAGCTGCGCTTCGCGTGAAGTACAACATCACGCCTGAGTTCTACGCGCAGATCGGTGCGTACAACCAGAACCCATCGCAACTTGAGCACGGTAACGGCTTCAAGCTCAGCGGCAGTGGCACCAAGGGTACCGTCATCCCGGTCGAGCTGGTCTGGTCGCCGAAGGTCAACAATCTGCCGGGCGAATACCGTGTCGGTTACTACAAGAGCACGGCCGATGCCAATGACGTCCGTGAAGACGACAATGGCGATGACGCTGCGACCACCGGCAACGCCTATCGCAGTCACAACAGCAAGCACGGCTACTGGTTCGTGGCGCAGCAACAGCTGACTACCCACAACGGCGACGCTTCTCGTGGCCTGAACATCGCCGCCAACGCGACCTTCCACGACAAGGACACCAACTTCGTCGACAACTACCAGTCGTTGATGTTCGTGTACAAGGGGCCGTTCGATGCGCGTCCTAAAGATGACATCGGGATCGGTTTCTCCCGTATCCATGTCAACGATGACGTGAAGAAAAACGCCGAGCTGACCAACGTTGCCAATGGTGTCAGCGACTACAACGATCCGCTGTTCGCGCCGTTGCGTGACACTGAGTACAACTACGAGCTCAACTACGGCATCCACGTGACCAACTGGCTGACCGTGCGCCCCAACCTGCAATACATCACTCATCCAGGCGGTGTGGATGAAGTCGACAACGCGCTGGTGGCCGGCCTGAAAATTCAGTCGGTGTTCTAA
- the ugpC gene encoding sn-glycerol-3-phosphate ABC transporter ATP-binding protein UgpC: MATLELRNVNKTYGAGLPDTLKNIELSIKDGEFLILVGPSGCGKSTLMNCIAGLETITGGAIMIGDQDVSGMSPKDRDIAMVFQSYALYPTMSVRENIEFGLKIRKMPQADIDAEVNRVAKLLQIEHLLSRKPGQLSGGQQQRVAMGRALARRPKIYLFDEPLSNLDAKLRVEMRTEMKLMHQRLKTTTVYVTHDQIEAMTLGDKVAVMKDGIIQQFGTPKDIYTNPANLFVASFIGSPPMNFIPLRLQRKDGRLLALLDSGQARCELPLGMQDAGLEDREVILGMRPEQIVLAGSEPNGLPTIRAEVQVTEPTGPDTLVFVSLNDTKVCCRLSPDVAPQAGETLTLQFDPSKVLLFDAQTGERLGVAGEAQAEGRAPNVAQFKGR; encoded by the coding sequence ATGGCAACGCTTGAACTTCGCAACGTAAACAAGACCTATGGTGCCGGCCTGCCGGACACCCTGAAGAACATCGAGTTGTCGATCAAGGACGGTGAGTTCCTGATCCTCGTCGGACCTTCGGGCTGCGGCAAGTCGACGCTGATGAACTGCATCGCCGGTCTTGAGACCATCACGGGCGGCGCGATCATGATCGGCGACCAGGACGTCAGCGGCATGAGCCCGAAGGACCGTGACATCGCCATGGTGTTCCAGTCCTACGCGCTGTACCCGACCATGAGCGTGCGCGAGAACATCGAGTTCGGCCTGAAGATCCGCAAGATGCCCCAGGCGGACATCGACGCGGAAGTCAACCGCGTGGCCAAGCTGCTGCAGATCGAGCACCTGCTCAGCCGCAAGCCCGGCCAGCTCTCCGGCGGCCAGCAACAGCGCGTGGCCATGGGCCGGGCATTGGCACGGCGGCCGAAGATCTACCTGTTCGACGAACCGCTGTCCAACCTCGACGCCAAGCTGCGGGTCGAGATGCGTACCGAAATGAAGCTGATGCACCAGCGCCTGAAGACCACCACGGTCTACGTGACCCACGACCAGATCGAAGCCATGACCCTGGGCGACAAGGTGGCGGTGATGAAGGACGGGATCATCCAGCAGTTCGGCACGCCAAAAGACATCTACACCAACCCGGCCAACCTGTTCGTGGCGAGTTTCATCGGTTCGCCACCGATGAACTTCATCCCGCTGCGCCTGCAACGCAAGGACGGTCGCCTGCTGGCGCTGCTCGACAGCGGCCAGGCCCGTTGCGAGTTGCCGCTGGGCATGCAGGACGCCGGCCTGGAAGACCGCGAAGTGATTCTCGGCATGCGCCCGGAGCAAATCGTGCTGGCCGGCAGCGAGCCCAATGGCTTGCCGACCATCCGGGCGGAGGTCCAGGTTACCGAGCCGACCGGGCCGGACACCCTGGTATTTGTCAGTCTAAATGACACCAAGGTCTGCTGCCGCTTGTCGCCGGACGTTGCTCCGCAGGCCGGTGAAACTTTAACGTTGCAATTTGACCCCTCAAAAGTATTACTATTTGATGCGCAGACAGGCGAGCGCCTGGGTGTGGCCGGCGAGGCGCAAGCCGAAGGACGGGCGCCGAACGTGGCCCAGTTCAAGGGTCGCTGA
- a CDS encoding carbohydrate ABC transporter permease yields the protein MTSLAAKPSISLSRIAIYAVLILAVLLYLVPLVVMLLTSFKTPEDISTGNLLSWPTVVSGIGWVKAWATVDGYFWNSIKITVPAVLISTAIGALNGYVLSMWRFRGSQLFFGLLLFGCFLPFQTVLLPASFTLGKMGLASTTTGLVFVHVVYGLAFTTLFFRNYYVSIPDALVKAARLDGAGFFTIFRRIILPMSTPIIMVCLIWQFTQIWNDFLFGVVFSSGDSQPITVALNNLVNTSTGAKEYNVDMAAAMIAGLPTLLVYVVAGKYFVRGLTAGAVKG from the coding sequence ATGACTAGTCTCGCTGCCAAACCTTCCATCAGCCTGAGTCGCATCGCCATCTACGCGGTGCTGATCCTCGCCGTATTGCTTTACCTGGTGCCGTTGGTGGTCATGCTGTTGACCAGCTTCAAGACGCCGGAAGACATCAGCACCGGCAACCTGCTGAGCTGGCCGACCGTGGTCAGTGGCATCGGCTGGGTCAAGGCCTGGGCCACCGTCGACGGCTACTTCTGGAACTCGATCAAGATCACCGTTCCGGCGGTGCTGATCTCTACCGCCATCGGTGCCTTGAACGGCTACGTACTGTCGATGTGGCGCTTTCGCGGTTCGCAGTTGTTCTTCGGCCTGTTGCTGTTCGGTTGCTTCCTGCCGTTCCAGACCGTCCTGCTGCCGGCCTCGTTCACCCTCGGCAAGATGGGCCTGGCCAGTACCACCACGGGCCTGGTGTTCGTGCACGTGGTCTACGGCCTGGCCTTCACCACGCTGTTCTTCCGCAACTACTACGTCAGCATTCCCGATGCATTGGTGAAGGCCGCACGACTGGACGGTGCGGGGTTCTTCACCATCTTCCGGCGGATCATCCTGCCGATGTCCACCCCGATCATCATGGTCTGCCTGATCTGGCAGTTCACGCAGATCTGGAACGACTTCCTGTTCGGTGTGGTGTTCTCCAGCGGTGATTCGCAGCCCATCACGGTGGCGCTGAACAACTTGGTCAACACCAGTACCGGGGCCAAGGAATACAACGTGGACATGGCGGCGGCGATGATCGCCGGGCTGCCGACCCTGCTGGTCTATGTGGTGGCAGGCAAGTATTTCGTGCGCGGCCTGACGGCCGGCGCAGTCAAGGGGTAA
- a CDS encoding sugar ABC transporter permease, translated as MSSVAVFSKASPFDALQRWLPKLVLAPSMFIVLVGFYGYILWTFVLSFTTSTFLPNYKWAGLAQYARLMDNDRWWVASKNLALFGGLFIGITLVIGVLLAVFLDQRIRREGFIRTIYLYPMALSMIVTGTAWKWLLNPGMGLDKLLRDWGWEGFRLDWLIDPDRVVYCLVIAAVWQASGFIMAMFLAGLRGVDQSIIRAAQIDGASMPRIYWKVVLPSLRPVFFSAVMILAHIAIKSFDLVAAMTAGGPGYSSDLPAMFMYSFTFSRGQMGMGSASAILMLGAILAIIVPYLYSELRTKRHD; from the coding sequence ATGAGTTCTGTTGCTGTGTTCAGCAAGGCCTCGCCGTTCGATGCATTGCAGCGCTGGCTCCCGAAACTGGTGCTGGCGCCGAGCATGTTCATCGTTCTGGTGGGCTTCTATGGCTATATCTTGTGGACGTTCGTCCTGTCGTTCACCACTTCGACGTTCCTGCCGAACTACAAATGGGCAGGCCTGGCGCAATACGCCCGGCTGATGGACAACGACCGCTGGTGGGTGGCGAGCAAGAACCTGGCACTGTTCGGCGGCCTCTTCATCGGTATCACCCTGGTGATTGGCGTACTGCTGGCGGTGTTTCTTGACCAGCGCATTCGTCGTGAAGGTTTCATCCGCACCATTTACCTGTACCCGATGGCGCTCTCGATGATCGTCACCGGTACGGCCTGGAAATGGCTGCTCAATCCGGGCATGGGCCTGGACAAATTGTTGCGTGACTGGGGTTGGGAAGGCTTCCGCCTGGATTGGCTGATCGACCCGGATCGCGTGGTGTACTGCCTGGTGATCGCGGCGGTGTGGCAAGCCTCGGGCTTCATCATGGCGATGTTCCTGGCCGGCTTGCGGGGTGTTGATCAGTCGATCATTCGTGCCGCGCAGATCGATGGCGCGAGCATGCCGCGCATCTACTGGAAAGTGGTGCTGCCGAGCCTTCGGCCGGTGTTCTTCAGCGCCGTGATGATCCTGGCGCACATCGCGATCAAGAGCTTCGACCTGGTGGCGGCGATGACGGCCGGCGGCCCGGGTTATTCCTCCGACCTGCCAGCGATGTTCATGTATTCGTTCACCTTCAGTCGCGGCCAGATGGGCATGGGCTCGGCCAGTGCAATCCTGATGCTCGGTGCGATTCTCGCAATCATCGTGCCTTACCTGTACTCCGAGCTGAGGACCAAGCGTCATGACTAG